A genome region from Mastacembelus armatus chromosome 8, fMasArm1.2, whole genome shotgun sequence includes the following:
- the LOC113141062 gene encoding interferon-induced very large GTPase 1-like isoform X9: MEVENQTAAGGGESEITPTAVTDDRVDELEESDDKPKSDSMNEPEAAQPQQTDGNTGGESEATSRPSASHEPAGDADGVTDVKTESSTDISDRPAEESETLMETSPTSQSVSTNTNKKIPELTLALVGDTNSIEIGSKNILLDNDEQTNVEQFSSRLYDLCGRHISVINMLGPQNIDQFPLNRGIHAFLLLIPNGLHHSHYSSVQWLENTFGKRCLSYVMTVLTHKPDENCENALTELRSNSSLVEKRHHTCTKSVTDENELIVLLEKLDLMVSENDPPCYSRLMFDENKEQKKLLQHKTSEDQRINSSVFQQHQTEEMESLEISEEINRKKQNQRETETLLSRLHLPHKHQHKLSPADFLKIGPPVKQDHETTERDLAHTFVKRLMMLDYRARYIPVRQDTSQPDPVCDTDDIDDNDLDDFLFSTSVDSDQSKQTHIHPMDVQMAAFHCSDSFLKQKMITKLSQCQYALPLLVPDPVTADIECPLWTFRQIIKTWKGTQTKDNTTTVTMKSLPIYKAQTPMVAFFRLGSLSVSKSQLINTLINSCHSTFFHRNCPGSTKSRHLMDGVVEIAWYCPAGKPNDAFTDCITFCNLHGDALLTEKQRHILTEKSSVTVVLVPTLDKSQKSTSVITDLYKSQKPLIILIADSDCGAVEKKRTYKIGLKDRSQSDVSEELKRIIGKILSGPHKSFQLETMTKVSGVRVDEEDKVCQKGKNAAMEIMNLFQGMDVSKIKDKFLPCQGELWHDWCRINKEQYHLRGNIEKEKCAKQQQLMQIRQKQCTVSCGQLMKLFIKSLSSFSPTENEYFLKWTQILIDAVSTDDLASILQSYDEKWSEVLALKRKHDKSDQLTSKQAELEQISKKLQSATFGLEHIFREMGQIYEAHKSLQEPTNWLQSDWSKYPELAAELMISGDPMELMDGDAGHVPLTWISSLLDQVIRKLGDKRVFVLSVLGVQSSGKSTMLNAMFGLQFAVSSGRCTKGAFMQLVKLSEEIKKDFQCDYILVVDTEGLRALELAGNTTLHHDNELATFVVGLGNMTLINIFGENPAEMQDVLQIVVQAFMRMKKVKLSPSCVFVHQNVTDVAAAEKNMHGRRCLLEKLDQMAQLAAKEEVCDAKCFSDIIAFDVQKDVKYFAQLWEGSPPMAPPNPDYSDKVQELKAIILFKASQSAGVTLSQFKAKIRDLWNALLNEHFVFSFKNTLEIAVYRKLEVQYGNWTWALRSHMLTIENQLYPRIENGKLDKVELNDLFKETNETYTEIKKEMTVYFENDTDKEMLVQWRGRFENKIKEFHEDLVSDGKIKLDEVLQQKIACKKVEEKKEFEKKLLQKSKELAHQLKDKAKDEEELKKHFDSVWSVWVQELTADTKPIAVINVVNDQVVILQELGFEWEHINESKTSGKYKDITRLGDYSDYVSFTKHKDDCDSSQQSQNKQMGKDRKQGTVEKMVEFVSETGTKITSYFKSLQHEDQEAIRSLTDYVEKQSLNVIKNKPVATRGYRSTYLQEVANNVKEKVAEFESKVKYALKKEFTVDLILYVFHRAEPWLSEAHRKYKANNDVVIYVENKKTQYCNIFRSFCKGNSSAVVLGELICEKLKVSAVQAVCNKTAIDLAGEMKCTFPAFNGNRLNLEKHVLKSLAEEEDFNGFINYIRQPKSQVETFIRAEVKKYIFTEHKDKALDILRKNVDVINKLVSQALFTATHRVKTQRGDTDRWMEEFSSLLKDDLTFETICCQNFSDIENFDFLKKAIERRLVFIIQEMKNLSVDKINESRQKPDQILIDQLCKCCWVTCPFCAAVCTNTLENHSPDDHNVPFHRSTAVNGFHYRHTVMLSVEFCTTNVASDGSFYPNINREETFPFKLYRTAGPKYANWRITPDESKLSYWKWFVCRFEKDIEHYYGLKFEGRGEIPCEWRNYTKEEAIKSLDEMCDL, encoded by the exons atggaggtggagaaccaaacagctgcaggaggaggagagagtgaaATCACACCCACAGCAGTTACAGATGACAGAG TAGATGAGTTGGAGGAAAGTGACGACAAACCCAAG TCTGATTCAATGAATGAACCTGAAGCTGCACAACCACAGCAGACTGATGGAAACACAGGAGGAGAATCTGAAGCCACATCTAGACCATCTGCATCACATGAGCCAG CAGGAGACGCTGATGGAGTCACAGACGTTAAGACTGAAAGCAGCACTGACATTAGTGATCGACCTGCAGAGGAGAGTGAAACACTGATGGAGACAAGTCCAACATCTCAGAGTGTTTCTACAAACACCAACAAAA AGATCCCTGAGCTCACACTGGCGTTGGTTGGTGACACAAACTCTATAGAGATTGgatcaaaaaacattttacttgaCAATGATGAACAAACAAATGTGGAACAGTTTTCATCCAGACTGTATGATTTGTGTGGCCGCCACATCTCTGTCATTAACATGCTCGGTCCACAAAACATTGACCAATTCCCATTAAATCGGGGGATTCATGCCTTTCTCTTACTGATACCAAATGGTCTGCATCACAGCCATTACAGCTCAGTGCAGTGGTTAGAAAACACTTTTGGGAAAAGATGCCTTTCTTATGTGATGACAGTTTTGACTCATAAACCagatgaaaactgtgaaaatgccTTGACAGAGCTGAGGTCCAACAGTAGTTTGGTTGAAAAAAGACACCACACATGTACAAAAAGTGTGACGGATGAAAACGAGCTGATAGTTCTGTTGGAAAAACTCGACCTCATGGTCTCTGAAAACGATCCACCCTGCTACAGTAGACTGATgtttgatgaaaacaaagagcagaaaaaactGCTGCAACACAAAACCAGTGAAGACCAAAGGATCAAttcctcagtgtttcagcaaCATCAAACAG AAGAGATGGAG TCATTGGAGATTTCTGAAGAAATcaacaggaagaaacaaaatCAGAGAGAAACTGAAACTCTGCTCAGCAGACTtcaccttccacacaaacatcagCACAAGTTGTCTCCAGCAGACTTTCTTAAAATAGGCCCCCCTGTTAAACAGGACCATGAGACAACTGAGAGAGATCTAGCTCATACTTTTGTTAAGAGGCTGATGATGTTAGACTACAGAGCCAGATATATTCCTGTAAGACAGGACACTTCACAGCCTGATCCAGTCTGTGACACTGACGACATTGATGACAACGACCTAgatgattttcttttcagcaccaGTGTAGACTCTGATCAGTCCAAACAGACTCACATCCATCCGATGGACGTTCAAATGGCAGCATTTCACTGCTCAGACAGCTTCCTTAAGCAGAAAATGATTACAAAACTATCACAGTGTCAGTACGCCTTACCTTTACTTGTTCCTGACCCAGTCACAGCAGATATCGAGTGTCCTCTGTGGACATTCAgacaaataattaaaacatggaAGGGAACTCAAACCAAAGACAACACAACCACTGTCACCATGAAGAGTTTGCCCATCTACAAAGCTCAGACACCCATGGTGGCTTTTTTCCGCCTGGGTTCATTATCGGTGTCTAAATCTCAGCTGATAAACACTTTGATCAACTCATGTCACAGCACCTTCTTCCACAGAAACTGTCCAGGTAGCACCAAATCTCGCCATCTGATGGATGGTGTTGTAGAGATTGCCTGGTACTGTCCTGCTGGAAAACCCAACGATGCCTTCACTGACTGCATCACCTTCTGTAACCTCCATGGTGATGCTCTGTTGACTGAGAAACAGCGCCACATACTGACTGAAAAATCTTCAGTCACTGTTGTTCTTGTTCCAACTTTGGATAAAAGTCAGAAAAGCACTTCGGTCATCACAGACCTGTACAAATCTCAGAAGCCTCTCATTATTCTCATTGCTGATAGTGACTGTGGTGCAGTTGAAAAGAAGAGGACATACAAAATCGGTCTAAAGGACCGAAGTCAGTCAGATGTTTCTGAAGAACTGAAAAGAATCATTGGGAAGATTTTGTCTGGACCACATAAATCCTTCCAGCTTGAAACCATGACCAAGGTCTCTGGAGTCAGAGTGGACGAAGAAGACAAAGTCTgccaaaaagggaaaaatgctGCAATGGAAATCATGAATTTATTTCAGGGGATGGATGTTTCAAAAATCAAAGATAAATTCCTCCCCTGTCAAGGTGAACTGTGGCATGACTGGTGCAGAATAAACAAAGAACAGTATCACCTCAGAGGAAACATCGAGAAGGAGAAATGTGCAAAGCAACAGCAACTGATGCAAATACGACAAAAACAATGCACTGTCTCCTGTGGTCAACTGATGAAGCTGTTCATTAAAAGCCTCTCATCATTCTCACCAACAGAAAACGAGTATTTCCTGAAATGGACTCAGATCCTGATAGATGCTGTCTCAACAGACGATCTCGCTTCAATTCTCCAAAGCTATGATGAAAAGTGGTCAGAGGTCTTGGCTCTGAAGAGGAAACATGACAAATCTGATCAGTTAACAAGCAAACAAGCAGAGCTTGAACAAATATCCAAAAAACTGCAGTCAGCGACTTTTGGCCTGGAGCACATCTTTAGAGAAATGGGACAGATCTATGAAGCCCATAAATCTCTGCAGGAACCAACAAACTGGCTTCAGTCTGACTGGTCCAAATATCCTGAGCTGGCTGCAGAGCTGATGATATCAGGAGACCCGATGGAGCTGATGGATGGAGATGCAGGTCATGTGCCTTTAACATGGATCTCTAGCCTTTTAGATCAAGTCATCAGGAAACTGGGCGACAAGAGGGTTTTCGTGTTGTCAGTTTTGGGCGTCCAAAGCAGTGGAAAGTCAACCATGCTGAATGCCATGTTTGGACTGCAGTTTGCAGTGAGCTCTGGCAGGTGCACCAAAGGTGCCTTCATGCAGCTGGTCAAACTGTCAGAGGAGATCAAGAAAGACTTCCAGTGTGACTACATCCTAGTGGTGGACACTGAAGGACTGCGTGCTCTTGAGCTGGCAGGTAACACCACTCTTCACCATGACAATGAACTGGCAACATTTGTTGTTGGTCTGGGAAACATGACACTGATCAACATCTTTGGAGAGAATCCAGCTGAGATGCAGGATGTTCTGCAGATTGTTGTTCAGGCTTTCATGCGGATGAAGAAAGTGAAACTTTCTCcaagttgtgtgtttgttcaccAGAATGTTACAGATgttgcagctgcagagaaaaacatgcatgGAAGGAGATGTCTACTAGAAAAACTGGACCAGATGGCCCAACTAGCAGCCAAAGAGGAGGTTTGTGATGCCAAGTGTTTCAGTGACATCATTGCATTTGATGTGCAAAAAGATGTGAAATACTTTGCCCAACTGTGGGAGGGAAGTCCACCAATGGCTCCTCCAAATCCAGATTATAGTGACAAGGTCCAAGAGCTAAAGGCCATAATCCTCTTTAAAGCTTCCCAGTCAGCTGGAGTGACTCTCTCACAGTTTAAAGCCAAAATCCGGGACCTGTGGAATGCCCTGTTGAATGAacactttgttttcagcttcaaaaacacactggaaattgcagtgtacagaaaactTGAGGTCCAGTACGGGAACTGGACCTGGGCCTTGAGAAGCCACATGTTGACCATTGAAAACCAGCTTTACCCCAGAATTGAAAATGGAAAACTTGACAAGGTTGAACTAAATGatctttttaaagaaacaaacgAAACCTACACAGAAATCAAAAAAGAGATGACAGTGTACTTTGAGAatgacacagacaaagaaatgttGGTTCAGTGGCGAGGCCgatttgaaaacaaaatcaaggaGTTTCATGAAGACCTGGTGAGTGACGGGAAAATAAAACTGGATGAAGTTCTCCAGCAGAAGATTGCTTGTAAAAAggtagaagaaaagaaagagtttgagaagaagctgctgcagaagaGCAAAGAGCTCGCTCATCAGTTAAAGGACAAAGCcaaagatgaagaggaacttAAAAAACACTTTGACTCTGTTTGGAGTGTCTGGGTTCAGGAACTAACTGCAGATACAAAACCTATTGCTGTCATCAACGTGGTCAATGACCAGGTCGTCATCCTTCAAGAGCTCGGATTTGAATGGGAACATATCAATGAATCTAAAACAAGTGGCAAATACAAAGACATAACAAGACTTGGGGATTACAGTGATTATGTGTCCTTCACCAAACACAAAGACGACTGTGACAGTAGCCAACAAtctcaaaacaaacagatgggAAAGGACAGGAAGCAGGGGACAGTTGAAAAAATGGTTGAATTTGTTTCAGAAACAGGTACAAAAATCACAAGTTACTTCAAGTCTCTTCAGCATGAAGACCAAGAGGCCATCAGATCCCTGACTGACTATGTTGAAAAACAGTCTCTTAATGTAATTAAGAACAAACCTGTAGCTACAAGAGGATACAGATCCACTTACTTACAAGAAGTGGCCAACAATGTGAAAGAAAAGGTGGCAGAATTTGAGTCAAAGGTGAAATATGCTCTGAAGAAGGAGTTTACAGTTGAtctcatactgtatgtgtttcacAGAGCTGAGCCTTGGCTTTCAGAGGCCCACAGGAAATACAAAGCAAACAATGATGTTGTCATCTAtgtggaaaacaagaaaacacaatattGCAACATTTTCAGAAGCTTCTGCAAAGGAAACTCATCAGCTGTTGTGCTTGGAGAACTGATCTGTGAAAAACTGAAGGTCTCTGCTGTTCAGGCTGTCTGCAACAAGACTGCCATTGATCTGGCTGGAGAGATGAAGTGCACTTTCCCAGCATTCAATGGGAACAGGCTGAACTTGGAGAAACATGTGTTGAAGTCACTGGCAGAGGAAGAGGACTTCAATGGTTTCATCAACTACATCCGACAACCAAAGAGCCAGGTAGAGACTTTTATACGAGCAGAAGTAAAGAAATACATCTTCACAGAGCACAAAGATAAAGCGCTGGATATACTCAGGAAAAATGTTGACGTCATCAATAAACTTGTGAGTCAGGCTTTAttcactgcaacacacagagtcaaaactcagagaggagacacagacaggtggaTGGAGGAATTTTCCAGTTTGCTAAAAGATGATCTGACATTTGAGACCATTTGCTGTCAAAACTTCAGTGACATAGAAAATTTTGACTTTCTGAAAAAAGCGATTGAGAGACGCCTTGTATTTATCATTCAAGAGATGAAGAACCTCTCAGTGGATAAGATCAATGAATCCAGGCAGAAGCCTGATCAGATCCTCATTGATCAGCTGTGTAAATGCTGCTGGGTGACTTGTCCtttctgtgcagctgtttgtaCCAACACTCTGGAAAATCACAGTCCTGATGATCACAATGTTCCTTTTCACCGCTCCACTGCAGTCAATGGTTTCcattacagacacacagtgatgcTGTCTGTTGAGTTCTGCACAACAAATGTTGCAAGTGATGGAAGTTTCTACCCTAACATAAATAGAGAGGAGACTTTTCCATTTAAACTGTACCGAACTGCTGGACCAAAGTATGCTAACTGGAGAATTACTCCTGATGAGTCTAAACTGTCGTACTGGAAATGGTTTGTGTGTCGATTTGAAAAGGACATTGAACATTACTATGGTCTAAAGTTTGAGGGCAGAGGAGAAATTCCCTGCGAGTGGAGAAACTACACAAAAGAAGAAGCTATTAAAAGTCTGGATGAAATGTGTGATCTGTGA